The following proteins are co-located in the Enoplosus armatus isolate fEnoArm2 chromosome 10, fEnoArm2.hap1, whole genome shotgun sequence genome:
- the LOC139291590 gene encoding gastrotropin-like — protein MAFTGKYVLESQENYEAFLKALGIKDAKDHNNEEIITDIYQNDNFRLTKFLMDKTWNNTFLIGKESELETLDGETFKTTVTLDGGKLMIQFPKYVYTAEVVGDKLVEVNTIDAVTNKMVSKKTK, from the exons ATGGCTTTTACAGGGAAATATGTGCTGGAGAGCCAGGAGAACTACGAGGCTTTCTTGAAGGCTCTTG GAATTAAAGACGCCAAAGACCACAACAATGAGGAAATCATAACAGATATCTATCAGAATGACAACTTCAGGTTGACTAAATTTCTGATGGACAAGACCTGGAACAACACATTCCTCATTGGGAAGGAGAGCGAACTGGAAACTCTGGATGGCGAGACATTCAAG accACTGTCACTTTGGATGGAGGTAAACTCATGATTCAGTTCCCCAAATACGTGTACACTGCTGAGGTGGTCGGTGACAAGCTTGTTGAG GTCAACACCATTGATGCTGTTACTAACAAGATGGTTAGTAAGAAGACAAAATGA
- the LOC139291144 gene encoding gastrotropin-like, protein MAFTGKYELDSQDNYEEFLEAIGLLNAKTDHKVVTEVVQDGNDFTWTQTIPNWTWSNKFSVGQECELATMTGSKFKAPVTMEGDKISVPFPKYHFTAEIIDDKLVMICVIPGEKGVTFKRTSKRI, encoded by the exons ATGGCTTTCACTGGGAAATATGAGCTGGACAGTCAAGACAACTATGAGGAGTTTCTGGAAGCAATTG GGCTTCTCAATGCCAAGACAGACCACAAAGTGGTGACGGAGGTGGTTCAGGATGGGAACGACTTCACCTGGACGCAAACCATTCCCAACTGGACCTGGTCCAACAAGTTCAGCGTCGGTCAGGAATGTGAGCTGGCGACAATGACGGGCTCCAAATTCAAG GCTCCTGTCACTATGGAAGGCGACAAGATTTCAGTACCGTTCCCTAAGTACCACTTCACAGCAGAGATCATCGACGATAAGCTGGTGATG ATTTGCGTAATTCCAGGAGAGAAGGGTGTGACTTTCAAAAGAACTAGCAAGAGGATCTAA